Genomic window (Candidatus Limnocylindria bacterium):
CGTGCGTACGAACATGCACACCGGCACGCACATCGACGCGCCGATCCATTACTGGCCGACGGGCAAGCATCTGGGCGAGATCCCCATCGGTGACCTCTATGGGACAGGCTTGGTGATCGACCTGCGACCGATCACCAAGCCCTGGTCCTACTACTCGCTGAAGGACGTTCTCGCGTGCGTCCCGAAAGGGGAGCAGATCCGCGAGGGAGACGTCGTCATCCTCTACACCGGGTGGGACCGCTACAACTGGACCAAGCCGACCCGCGACGACGTCGCGTACTTCGATCGGCACCCCGGCCCGCAGCCTGAGGTCTGTGACTACCTGGTCGAGAAGAAGATCCGCTGGTTCGGTGGCGACCTCGCGTCGATGGATCACTCACTGCACGTCCGCGTGCGCTACTTCCGTCCGGATCTCGTCAAGGAATACGAGGCGCAGACCGGCAAACCCATCGACGAGACGCTGCCGATGAAGGATTTCGAGCACGTCCACTACCACATGGCGAAGGCGAACATCCCGATGCTGGAGAACCTCGGTGGCGAGCTCGCCGAAGTGGCTGGCAAGCGCGTCGACATCGGCGCTTTCCCGTGGCGGTGGGTCGGCGGCGAAGGCTGCATCTGCCGCGTCGTGGCGTTCCAGCCATGAGCGCGGTCGGAACGACGAGCCCCCCGAAGACCGCGACGATGCAGGCGCTCGTCCTCACCGCC
Coding sequences:
- a CDS encoding cyclase family protein; its protein translation is MKLVDLTQPWGDRMPTWPQFEAIQVTDITTHHRDGKSTVLVRTNMHTGTHIDAPIHYWPTGKHLGEIPIGDLYGTGLVIDLRPITKPWSYYSLKDVLACVPKGEQIREGDVVILYTGWDRYNWTKPTRDDVAYFDRHPGPQPEVCDYLVEKKIRWFGGDLASMDHSLHVRVRYFRPDLVKEYEAQTGKPIDETLPMKDFEHVHYHMAKANIPMLENLGGELAEVAGKRVDIGAFPWRWVGGEGCICRVVAFQP